A genomic segment from Leptolyngbya boryana PCC 6306 encodes:
- a CDS encoding glycosyltransferase, with translation MNIIHAVSGFPPDAYGGTEVYVAKLTDCLHSRGVDSIVAAPREGNESHFYHHNTTEVHRYPVPTNPPLDQWQELVPHDHFEAFATWLKQQSAPIFHQHSYRFDCGSHHLRLAKQLGMKTVMTLHIPEPICLRQTMMRNGTEPCDGRIDEAQCGVCLGMSDKVPATIAKTLGHLPPHLAQQMKKSLHQFPSPRVRQLGTTFATPTLVAQNRRRVLEMADLCDRIVAVCHWMYDVLLRNGIPAEKIVLCPQGSPIPHQHFAPKSLSQPLKLGFLGRWHETKGIHILVEAMQKLPRDIPVTLTLHGSLHGKFHSGSKILDRVKEIAEQDDRIQIKPLLQREEVIPAIANFDLLAVPSQWFETGPLVVREAHAVGTPVIGSDLGGIAELIKHGVDGWLVKANDVNAWRDAISELATHPEIVAKLCQGIAPVRTFEEVADEMQTMYQSLVSQEALV, from the coding sequence ATGAACATTATTCACGCAGTTAGTGGTTTCCCTCCCGATGCTTATGGCGGAACCGAAGTCTATGTTGCTAAGCTCACCGATTGCTTACACAGCCGAGGTGTTGACTCGATCGTGGCTGCTCCCCGCGAAGGCAATGAATCACACTTCTACCATCACAATACAACTGAAGTCCATCGCTATCCTGTTCCCACCAATCCGCCCCTCGACCAATGGCAAGAACTTGTCCCCCACGACCACTTTGAAGCCTTTGCAACCTGGCTCAAACAGCAATCCGCCCCGATTTTTCATCAACATTCCTACCGTTTCGACTGTGGCTCGCATCATCTGCGTTTAGCCAAGCAACTCGGCATGAAAACAGTGATGACGCTCCACATTCCAGAGCCAATTTGCTTACGTCAGACCATGATGCGAAACGGAACCGAACCTTGCGACGGCAGAATTGATGAAGCTCAATGCGGAGTCTGCTTAGGCATGTCTGACAAAGTTCCTGCGACGATCGCGAAAACCCTCGGACATCTGCCCCCGCATCTCGCTCAGCAGATGAAAAAATCTCTGCATCAATTTCCCTCTCCACGCGTTCGTCAACTTGGGACAACGTTTGCAACCCCAACTTTAGTCGCTCAAAATCGCCGCAGAGTTTTGGAAATGGCAGACCTGTGCGATCGCATCGTTGCAGTTTGTCACTGGATGTACGATGTGCTTCTGAGAAATGGCATTCCGGCTGAGAAGATTGTGCTTTGTCCTCAAGGTTCGCCGATTCCGCACCAACACTTTGCCCCTAAATCTCTGAGTCAGCCCTTAAAGCTTGGATTCCTGGGACGCTGGCATGAAACAAAAGGCATTCACATTTTAGTAGAAGCTATGCAAAAGCTACCGCGAGACATTCCAGTGACCCTGACGTTACATGGCTCACTTCACGGCAAGTTTCACTCGGGTAGCAAAATCTTAGATCGCGTCAAAGAAATTGCCGAACAAGACGATCGCATTCAGATTAAACCCCTCTTACAGCGGGAAGAAGTCATCCCTGCGATCGCAAACTTCGATTTACTGGCAGTGCCATCGCAATGGTTTGAAACCGGACCTTTAGTCGTTCGAGAAGCTCATGCCGTCGGCACACCCGTCATTGGATCGGATCTGGGTGGAATCGCTGAACTCATCAAACATGGCGTTGATGGCTGGCTTGTGAAAGCAAATGATGTCAATGCTTGGAGAGATGCGATCTCTGAGCTAGCAACTCACCCCGAAATCGTTGCAAAACTTTGCCAGGGAATCGCACCTGTTCGCACCTTTGAAGAGGTTGCCGACGAAATGCAAACGATGTATCAAAGCCTCGTTTCTCAAGAAGCCCTCGTTTAG